In Syntrophomonadaceae bacterium, a genomic segment contains:
- the pstC gene encoding phosphate ABC transporter permease subunit PstC, giving the protein MRTTKLAMHKPNGEGFFTYFTAAAAVLILALTGSIFLVVLWGARPAIEAFGLGFLFAAVWDPVRDLYGAVPVIVGTIVTSILAIVIAVPLGVAAAIFLGELAPSWIKKPASFTVELLAAIPSVVYGLWGLFVLVPWIRTGPGQFLESHLGFLPFFQGPSLGVGVLAASLVLAMMILPTITAISREIMRAVPVELREAVFALGSTRWEMIVKVVLPISKVGIMGATLLGLGRALGEAMAVTMVIGNANLIPVSLLSPAQTVASLIVNEFPEAFDLQLSALLLLGLTLFTITFLVNVAAVWLVNRTSYRLKNQGGAVNGKQ; this is encoded by the coding sequence GTGCGAACAACAAAGTTAGCTATGCATAAACCAAATGGAGAAGGTTTTTTCACTTATTTTACTGCAGCTGCTGCAGTGTTGATTTTGGCTTTAACAGGCAGCATCTTTCTGGTAGTCTTATGGGGAGCCAGACCTGCGATAGAAGCATTTGGGCTGGGATTTCTTTTTGCGGCGGTCTGGGATCCGGTACGGGACCTGTATGGTGCGGTACCAGTGATTGTGGGGACCATTGTCACCTCAATTTTGGCTATTGTCATTGCTGTGCCCCTGGGAGTAGCTGCCGCCATTTTTTTAGGCGAACTGGCGCCAAGTTGGATAAAAAAACCAGCTTCCTTTACTGTGGAACTGCTGGCTGCAATACCCAGCGTGGTGTACGGTTTGTGGGGACTTTTTGTGCTGGTCCCCTGGATTAGGACCGGGCCTGGTCAGTTTTTAGAGAGTCACCTGGGTTTTTTACCTTTTTTTCAAGGTCCTTCCTTGGGAGTTGGCGTGCTTGCCGCCAGTCTGGTATTGGCGATGATGATCCTTCCCACCATCACGGCTATCTCCCGGGAAATTATGCGGGCGGTACCGGTAGAACTGCGGGAAGCCGTCTTTGCCTTGGGGTCCACCCGCTGGGAAATGATAGTCAAGGTAGTCCTGCCGATCAGCAAGGTGGGTATTATGGGGGCAACCCTTTTGGGCTTGGGCCGGGCTCTTGGCGAGGCCATGGCCGTAACCATGGTTATCGGCAATGCTAATCTAATTCCAGTCTCTTTGCTTTCACCGGCTCAAACGGTGGCATCGCTGATTGTCAACGAATTTCCGGAAGCATTCGACCTGCAGTTGTCGGCTCTGCTTCTTCTTGGCCTGACGCTTTTTACGATCACCTTCCTTGTTAATGTTGCTGCTGTCTGGCTGGTTAACCGGACTTCCTACAGGCTGAAGAACCAGGGGGGTGCTGTTAATGGCAAACAATAA